One genomic region from Gammaproteobacteria bacterium encodes:
- a CDS encoding formate dehydrogenase yields EETRSNPWLAELQQDMFVEINVADANDRGIRDGQTVWLEGPEGGRIRIKAMITPRVGRGTVWTPFHFGGWYQGEDLLAKYPEGCAPHVRGEACNTAWTYGYDIVTMMQETKTTLCQIRPA; encoded by the coding sequence GCGAGGAAACGCGCTCCAATCCGTGGCTGGCGGAGCTGCAGCAGGACATGTTCGTGGAGATCAATGTGGCGGACGCCAACGACCGCGGCATCCGAGATGGGCAGACGGTGTGGCTGGAAGGGCCCGAGGGCGGACGCATCAGGATCAAGGCCATGATCACTCCGCGGGTGGGTCGCGGCACGGTGTGGACGCCGTTCCACTTCGGCGGCTGGTACCAGGGCGAGGATTTACTGGCTAAGTATCCTGAAGGATGCGCCCCGCATGTGCGCGGCGAGGCCTGCAATACCGCGTGGACCTATGGGTACGACATCGTCACCATGATGCAGGAGACCAAGACGACGCTCTGCCAGATCAGGCCAGCGTAG
- a CDS encoding 4Fe-4S dicluster domain-containing protein, which produces MARMKFLCDAERCIECNACVTACKNENEVPWGVNRRRVITLLDGQPGEKSISVACMHCTDAPCAAVCPVDCFYTTDDGIVLHDKDLCIGCGYCFYACPFGAPQFPEQSAFGGRGKMDKCTFCAGGPEADNSNAEYAKYGRNRIAEGKLPLCAEMCSTKALLGGDGDMIADIYRERILRRGDSPQTWGWEKAYDV; this is translated from the coding sequence ATGGCTAGAATGAAATTCCTTTGCGACGCCGAGCGCTGCATCGAATGCAACGCCTGCGTGACCGCCTGCAAGAATGAGAACGAGGTGCCCTGGGGTGTCAACCGCCGGCGGGTGATTACCTTGCTGGATGGTCAGCCCGGTGAAAAATCCATCTCGGTTGCCTGCATGCACTGCACCGATGCGCCCTGCGCGGCGGTGTGTCCCGTGGACTGCTTTTATACCACCGACGATGGCATCGTGCTGCACGACAAGGATTTGTGCATCGGCTGCGGCTACTGCTTCTATGCGTGCCCGTTCGGCGCGCCGCAGTTTCCGGAGCAGTCAGCCTTTGGCGGGCGCGGCAAAATGGACAAATGCACCTTCTGCGCCGGCGGGCCGGAAGCTGACAACTCCAATGCGGAATACGCCAAATATGGCCGCAATCGTATTGCCGAAGGCAAGCTGCCATTGTGCGCAGAGATGTGCTCCACCAAAGCGCTACTCGGTGGCGATGGCGACATGATCGCCGATATCTACCGCGAGCGAATCCTGCGACGCGGCGACAGTCCTCAGACCTGGGGATGGGAGAAGGCTTACGATGTCTGA
- a CDS encoding formate dehydrogenase subunit gamma — MLLAAVLLPLTGYVYVALVEDAQAQEFADKQESAGTNEINPRSEYWRAVRESAAGVTTASGPYVTDTLIQGGGETWREIRNGPIATFGPWMLAMMLLVIGLFHLIQRPHGIKGGRSGKTVPRWSVTERTLHWYVAILFVIMAVTGLSLLFGRRVLIPLMGPEGFAAWAQWANDIHNYLGPFFSVGVLLIIVAWIRYNIPTKTDWQWFKRGGGIIGNKEVHAGRMNGGEKSWFWIICSVGMVSIITGLIWDFPVFGFSREIMQITNIIHSAASIVWVTVFFGHAYIGTLGTEGAIEGMIKGEVDVNWMKQHHDLWYEELQRKGVAPQSAESDMTTQTGGRAN; from the coding sequence ATGCTGCTGGCCGCTGTGCTGCTGCCGCTGACCGGCTACGTCTACGTGGCGCTGGTCGAGGACGCGCAGGCCCAAGAGTTTGCGGATAAACAGGAATCCGCGGGTACCAATGAGATAAACCCGCGCTCCGAATACTGGCGCGCGGTGCGCGAGAGCGCCGCCGGCGTGACTACGGCTTCAGGTCCGTACGTTACTGATACGCTGATTCAAGGCGGTGGCGAGACCTGGCGGGAGATACGCAATGGTCCGATCGCGACCTTCGGTCCCTGGATGCTCGCGATGATGTTGCTCGTTATCGGCCTATTCCACCTTATCCAGCGGCCGCACGGCATAAAGGGCGGCCGTTCCGGCAAGACCGTACCCCGGTGGAGTGTCACCGAGCGCACCCTGCACTGGTACGTGGCGATCCTGTTCGTCATCATGGCTGTCACGGGCTTAAGTCTGCTGTTCGGACGCCGGGTGCTGATACCGTTGATGGGGCCGGAGGGGTTCGCGGCCTGGGCGCAGTGGGCTAATGACATCCACAATTATCTCGGCCCGTTCTTCAGCGTTGGAGTGCTGCTGATCATCGTTGCGTGGATTCGCTACAACATTCCCACTAAGACCGACTGGCAGTGGTTCAAGCGCGGCGGTGGGATCATCGGCAACAAGGAAGTTCACGCCGGCCGCATGAATGGCGGCGAGAAGTCCTGGTTCTGGATCATCTGCAGCGTTGGCATGGTGTCCATAATCACCGGACTCATCTGGGACTTCCCCGTCTTCGGTTTCAGCCGCGAGATCATGCAGATAACGAACATCATACATAGCGCCGCTTCTATCGTCTGGGTTACGGTATTTTTTGGCCATGCTTATATCGGCACCCTGGGTACCGAGGGCGCGATCGAAGGCATGATCAAGGGTGAAGTCGACGTCAATTGGATGAAACAACACCATGACCTCTGGTACGAGGAACTGCAACGCAAGGGCGTGGCGCCGCAATCCGCCGAGTCCGATATGACGACTCAGACCGGCGGTCGCGCCAACTGA